A single region of the Streptococcus sanguinis genome encodes:
- a CDS encoding NUDIX hydrolase: MIVKLIAHTLIEKEGKYLLIKRSKIKRGLPNVYPSYWDIPGGSVEENELPREAALREAMEEVNQKIRIDKIIHEDSQFDASKDTVFTRLVYAGKILEERDIILDSEEHTDFVWISSLEDMDSELIVPYLFDIFADKSI, encoded by the coding sequence ATGATAGTAAAATTAATCGCTCATACCTTAATCGAGAAAGAGGGGAAGTATTTGCTTATCAAACGCTCTAAGATAAAGCGAGGTCTTCCTAATGTCTATCCATCTTATTGGGATATTCCAGGCGGAAGTGTAGAAGAGAATGAACTGCCTAGAGAGGCAGCTCTACGTGAGGCTATGGAGGAGGTTAATCAAAAGATTCGGATTGATAAGATTATCCATGAAGATAGTCAGTTTGATGCTAGCAAAGATACTGTTTTCACACGCTTAGTTTATGCTGGCAAGATTTTGGAAGAGCGTGATATTATATTGGATTCAGAAGAGCATACAGACTTTGTCTGGATTTCTTCTTTAGAAGACATGGATAGCGAGCTCATCGTACCTTATTTGTTTGATATTTTTGCTGACAAATCTATATAA
- a CDS encoding L-lactate dehydrogenase, whose product MTATKQHKKVILVGDGAVGSSYAFALVNQGIAQELGIIEIPQLFEKAVGDAEDLSHALAFTSPKKIYAATYADCADADLVVITAGAPQKPGETRLDLVGKNLAINKSIVTQVVESGFNGIFLVAANPVDVLTYSTWKFSGFPKERVIGSGTSLDSARFRQALAEKIGIDARSVHAYIMGEHGDSEFAVWSHANVAGVKLEQWLQANRDLNEQDLVDLFISVRDAAYSIINKKGATYYGIAVALARITKAILDDENAVLPLSVFQEGQYGVENVFIGQPAIVGAHGIVRPVNIPLNDAETQKMQASAKELQAIIDEAWKNPEFQEASKN is encoded by the coding sequence ATGACTGCTACTAAACAACATAAAAAAGTCATCCTTGTCGGTGACGGTGCTGTAGGTTCATCTTACGCATTTGCTCTTGTAAACCAAGGTATTGCTCAAGAACTTGGTATCATTGAAATTCCTCAATTATTTGAAAAGGCTGTCGGTGATGCTGAAGACCTTAGCCACGCCCTTGCTTTCACTTCACCTAAAAAAATCTATGCAGCTACTTATGCAGACTGTGCGGATGCTGACCTCGTTGTTATCACTGCAGGTGCACCTCAAAAACCAGGTGAAACTCGCCTTGACCTTGTTGGTAAAAACTTGGCTATCAACAAATCTATCGTTACTCAAGTCGTAGAATCAGGCTTCAACGGTATCTTCCTCGTTGCTGCTAACCCAGTTGACGTTTTGACTTACTCAACTTGGAAATTCTCTGGTTTCCCTAAAGAGCGTGTTATCGGTTCAGGTACTTCACTTGACTCAGCTCGCTTCCGTCAAGCTCTTGCTGAAAAGATTGGTATTGATGCTCGTTCTGTCCATGCCTACATCATGGGTGAGCACGGTGACTCTGAGTTTGCGGTTTGGTCACATGCTAACGTTGCAGGTGTCAAATTGGAGCAATGGTTGCAAGCTAACCGCGACTTGAACGAACAAGACTTGGTTGATCTTTTCATCTCCGTCCGTGACGCAGCATACTCAATCATCAACAAAAAAGGAGCAACTTACTACGGAATCGCGGTTGCTTTGGCTCGTATCACAAAAGCTATCCTTGACGATGAAAATGCAGTATTGCCATTGTCAGTCTTCCAAGAAGGACAATACGGTGTTGAAAATGTCTTCATTGGTCAACCTGCTATCGTTGGTGCACACGGTATTGTACGCCCAGTAAACATCCCACTTAACGATGCTGAGACTCAAAAAATGCAAGCTTCTGCTAAAGAATTGCAAGCAATTATTGATGAAGCATGGAAGAATCCAGAATTCCAAGAAGCATCTAAAAACTAA
- the gyrA gene encoding DNA gyrase subunit A: protein MQDRNLVNVNLTSEMKTSFIDYAMSVIVARALPDVRDGLKPVHRRILYGMNELGVTPEKPHKKSARITGDVMGKYHPHGDSSIYEAMVRMAQWWSYRYMLVDGHGNFGSMDGDGAAAQRYTEARMSKIALEMLRDINKNTVDYIDNYDASEREPVVLPARFPNLLVNGATGIAVGMATNIPPHNLGESIDAVKLVMDNPEATTRDIMEVLPGPDFPTGALVMGKSGIHRAYETGKGSIVLRSRTEIEEMKNGRERIVVTEFPYMVNKTKVHEHIVRLVQEKRIDGITAVRDESNREGVRFVIEVRRDASAHVILNNLFKLTQMQTNFSFNMLAIQNGVPKILSLREILLAYIEHQKEVVTRRTVFDKEKAEARAHILAGLLIALDHIDEVIRIIRNSETDAEAQAELMAKFELSERQSQAILDMRLRRLTGLERDKIQSEYDELIALIADLADILAKPERVIAIIKEELDEVKRKFADDRRTELMVGEVLSLEDEDLIEEADVLITLSNKGYIKRLNQAEFTAQKRGGRGVQGTGVKDDDFVKELVSTSTHDRLLFFTNKGRVYRLKGYEIPEYGRTAKGLPVVNLLKLDEGETIQTIINVQQDRSDDSYLFFTTRHGVVKRTSVTEFANIRQNGLKALNLKDEDELINVFLTDGASDVIIGTKFGYSVRFNETAVRSMSRIATGVRGVNLRKGDQVVGAGVIAEGDEVLVITEKGYGKRTLASEYPTKGRGGKGIKTANITDKNGPLAGLMTVTGEEDLMIITNTGVIIRTSVANISQTGRSTMGVKVMRLDQNAQIVTFTSVEADDKEDVAEEENES from the coding sequence ATGCAAGACAGAAACTTAGTAAATGTTAATCTGACTAGTGAAATGAAGACTAGTTTCATTGATTACGCGATGAGCGTTATCGTGGCTCGGGCACTTCCAGATGTTCGTGATGGTCTAAAGCCAGTTCACCGTCGGATTCTCTATGGTATGAATGAGCTGGGCGTGACACCTGAGAAGCCTCACAAGAAATCAGCTCGTATCACAGGGGATGTCATGGGTAAGTATCACCCGCATGGTGACTCTTCTATTTATGAAGCGATGGTGCGGATGGCTCAATGGTGGAGCTACCGCTATATGCTTGTAGATGGCCATGGAAACTTCGGTTCTATGGACGGAGACGGGGCTGCTGCTCAACGTTATACAGAAGCACGTATGAGCAAGATTGCTCTTGAGATGCTTCGCGATATTAATAAAAACACTGTTGATTATATTGACAACTATGATGCCAGCGAGAGAGAGCCTGTAGTTCTTCCTGCTCGCTTCCCTAACTTGCTTGTAAACGGTGCGACAGGGATTGCAGTTGGGATGGCGACAAATATCCCACCGCATAATCTTGGTGAGTCTATTGATGCTGTTAAGCTTGTCATGGACAATCCGGAAGCAACCACTCGCGATATCATGGAAGTCCTGCCTGGACCAGATTTTCCGACAGGAGCACTGGTTATGGGCAAGTCCGGTATTCACCGGGCTTATGAAACAGGGAAGGGTTCGATTGTTCTTCGTTCTCGCACTGAAATCGAAGAGATGAAAAATGGCCGTGAGCGAATTGTCGTAACTGAGTTTCCATACATGGTTAATAAGACTAAGGTTCATGAGCATATTGTTCGTCTGGTGCAGGAAAAACGCATTGACGGTATCACAGCTGTTCGTGATGAGTCCAATCGTGAAGGGGTCCGTTTTGTCATTGAGGTTCGCCGTGATGCCTCTGCTCATGTCATTCTAAATAACCTTTTCAAGCTGACTCAGATGCAGACCAATTTCAGCTTCAATATGCTGGCTATTCAAAATGGTGTGCCGAAGATTCTGTCTCTTCGTGAGATTTTGTTGGCTTATATTGAGCACCAAAAGGAAGTGGTGACTCGACGGACGGTCTTCGATAAAGAAAAGGCAGAAGCTCGAGCTCATATCTTGGCTGGTTTGCTGATTGCGTTGGATCACATTGATGAAGTGATTCGCATTATCCGTAATAGCGAGACGGACGCAGAAGCACAGGCTGAATTGATGGCTAAGTTTGAACTGTCTGAGCGCCAGAGTCAGGCTATCCTTGATATGCGTCTTCGTCGTCTGACTGGTTTGGAACGTGATAAGATTCAGTCAGAGTACGACGAGCTGATTGCTTTGATTGCAGACTTGGCTGATATCTTGGCTAAGCCAGAGCGCGTTATCGCTATTATCAAGGAAGAGTTAGACGAGGTCAAACGTAAATTTGCGGATGACCGCCGAACTGAGCTGATGGTGGGAGAAGTTCTTTCTCTTGAAGATGAAGATTTGATTGAGGAAGCGGATGTTTTGATTACCCTGTCTAATAAAGGCTATATCAAACGTCTGAATCAGGCTGAATTTACCGCTCAGAAACGCGGAGGCCGCGGTGTTCAAGGAACTGGTGTCAAAGACGATGACTTCGTCAAAGAGCTTGTTTCAACGAGTACCCACGATAGACTGCTCTTCTTTACCAATAAAGGTCGAGTCTATCGTCTCAAAGGATATGAAATCCCTGAGTACGGCCGGACAGCCAAGGGCTTGCCAGTGGTCAATCTCTTGAAACTGGATGAAGGTGAGACTATTCAGACCATTATTAATGTCCAGCAAGATCGCAGTGATGATTCCTATCTCTTCTTTACTACCCGTCATGGGGTGGTCAAACGGACCAGTGTAACGGAATTTGCTAATATTCGTCAGAATGGTCTTAAGGCTTTGAATTTGAAAGATGAAGACGAGTTAATTAATGTCTTTCTGACGGACGGCGCTTCAGACGTTATCATTGGTACTAAGTTTGGTTATTCTGTCCGCTTCAATGAGACAGCTGTCCGGAGCATGAGCCGTATAGCGACTGGTGTTCGCGGAGTCAATCTTCGAAAGGGGGACCAGGTCGTTGGAGCTGGTGTGATTGCTGAGGGAGACGAAGTGCTTGTCATCACCGAAAAAGGCTATGGTAAGCGTACTCTTGCCAGCGAGTATCCAACCAAGGGCCGTGGTGGTAAAGGGATTAAAACAGCCAATATCACTGATAAGAATGGACCTCTTGCTGGTCTGATGACAGTTACTGGCGAGGAAGATTTGATGATTATCACTAATACAGGTGTCATCATTCGGACCAGTGTGGCGAATATTTCTCAGACAGGCCGCTCAACCATGGGAGTTAAGGTCATGCGTCTGGACCAAAATGCACAGATTGTCACCTTTACAAGCGTCGAAGCAGACGATAAAGAAGATGTAGCAGAGGAAGAAAACGAATCGTAA
- a CDS encoding class A sortase produces MVQGKRSRKRKQRSKRNIFINIVATLLIIVALGLIFNAQIRNMIMVWHTNQYQVSKVSKDSINKNKNAETSFDFNKVESLSTEAVINAQWKAQQLPVIGGISIPEVSMNLPIFKGLDNAGLYYGAGTMKETQQMGQGNYALASHHVFGITGASNMLFSPLDRAKAGMKIYITDKEHVYTYVITSVETVTPDRTDLIEDTEGVTEITLVTCEDAAATNRTIVKGTLEGSVEYDKAPKEVLESFSKSYNQMQI; encoded by the coding sequence ATGGTACAAGGAAAAAGAAGTCGAAAAAGAAAACAGAGAAGCAAAAGAAATATTTTTATCAATATTGTTGCGACATTATTAATTATTGTGGCTCTGGGCTTAATCTTTAATGCGCAAATTCGAAACATGATTATGGTTTGGCATACCAACCAATATCAGGTCAGCAAGGTTTCCAAAGACTCTATTAATAAAAATAAAAATGCTGAGACTAGCTTTGATTTTAATAAGGTAGAGTCGCTTTCTACAGAAGCAGTTATCAATGCTCAGTGGAAAGCCCAGCAACTGCCTGTTATCGGAGGTATCTCAATTCCAGAAGTATCCATGAATTTGCCGATCTTCAAAGGGCTGGATAATGCTGGATTGTATTATGGTGCTGGTACGATGAAAGAGACCCAGCAGATGGGGCAGGGGAATTATGCCTTGGCTAGCCACCATGTCTTTGGCATCACAGGGGCTAGCAACATGCTCTTTTCCCCACTGGATCGTGCTAAGGCTGGCATGAAGATCTATATCACTGATAAAGAGCATGTCTATACTTATGTAATCACTAGTGTTGAAACGGTAACTCCAGATCGAACGGATTTGATTGAGGATACCGAAGGCGTTACAGAGATTACTTTGGTTACTTGTGAGGATGCTGCGGCAACCAACCGGACTATTGTCAAGGGAACGTTAGAAGGCTCTGTCGAGTATGATAAGGCTCCTAAGGAAGTTCTTGAATCTTTCAGTAAGTCCTATAACCAAATGCAGATTTAA
- the radC gene encoding RadC family protein: protein MYSISFQDDISMMPRERLMREGAEKLSNQELLSIFLRTGNKKETVFQVSQRILSSISSLNDLKYLTLQELQTISGIGPIKAVELQAIIELGRRINRAEVLQKEQIMGSQKLAQKMQQELGDMRQECLVAIYLNSQNQILHQQTIFMGTVSRSIAEPREILHYALKHLATSIILVHNHPSGSVVPSRNDDEVTQHMKEACEMMGLVLLDHLIVSKSNYYSYREETDMI, encoded by the coding sequence ATGTATAGCATTTCATTTCAAGATGATATTAGCATGATGCCGCGGGAGCGATTGATGAGAGAAGGCGCTGAAAAACTCAGTAATCAGGAGCTTCTATCAATCTTTCTCAGGACAGGCAACAAAAAAGAAACTGTTTTTCAAGTTTCTCAAAGAATTTTATCATCAATTTCCAGTTTGAACGATCTCAAGTATTTAACTTTGCAGGAATTGCAGACTATTTCTGGAATCGGTCCGATTAAGGCTGTGGAGCTGCAAGCCATTATCGAATTAGGCCGTCGGATTAACCGAGCAGAGGTTCTGCAGAAAGAGCAGATTATGGGCAGTCAAAAATTAGCCCAGAAGATGCAGCAAGAACTTGGAGATATGAGGCAGGAGTGCTTGGTTGCTATTTATCTTAATAGTCAAAATCAAATTCTGCACCAGCAGACTATTTTTATGGGGACTGTCAGCAGAAGCATTGCTGAGCCGAGAGAAATTCTCCACTACGCTCTTAAGCATCTGGCGACATCTATCATACTGGTACACAATCATCCATCAGGCTCAGTCGTTCCTAGTAGAAACGACGATGAGGTGACCCAGCATATGAAAGAAGCATGTGAGATGATGGGCTTGGTCCTTTTGGATCATTTGATTGTGTCCAAGTCCAACTACTATAGCTATCGAGAGGAGACAGATATGATATAA
- a CDS encoding gamma-glutamyl-gamma-aminobutyrate hydrolase family protein, with product MSKPIIGITGNEREIPDDHFIHMSYTATGFVEGVKEVGGIPMILPIGDEEMAKQYVSIVDKLIITGGQNVCPQFYGEEKTIDSDDYLLKRDIFELALIKEARRQNKPIFTVCRGTQLYNVALGGTLHQDIEDHWQDSSAEYTTQSMVTKNGSILHEIYGPASEINSFHHQSIKDLAAGLEVIAYDPRDKIIEAITSTDGSPFLGVQWHPEFLFGSREGDLALFDYVVNIL from the coding sequence ATGAGTAAACCTATTATTGGAATAACCGGAAATGAAAGAGAAATCCCAGACGATCACTTCATCCATATGAGCTATACAGCGACAGGATTCGTTGAGGGTGTCAAAGAAGTTGGCGGAATTCCAATGATTTTGCCAATCGGTGATGAAGAAATGGCTAAACAGTATGTTTCCATTGTCGATAAATTAATCATCACAGGCGGTCAGAATGTATGTCCGCAATTCTATGGAGAAGAGAAAACCATTGACAGCGATGATTATTTACTCAAGCGAGACATTTTTGAGTTAGCTTTAATCAAGGAAGCTCGCCGCCAAAATAAACCAATCTTCACTGTCTGCCGCGGAACCCAACTTTATAATGTCGCTTTAGGCGGTACGCTTCATCAAGATATTGAAGATCATTGGCAAGATAGCTCTGCTGAGTACACAACCCAAAGCATGGTGACCAAGAATGGTTCTATTCTGCACGAAATCTATGGACCAGCATCCGAAATCAACTCCTTCCACCACCAAAGTATCAAGGATTTAGCTGCTGGCCTAGAAGTCATCGCCTATGATCCTCGCGATAAGATTATTGAAGCCATCACTTCTACTGACGGCAGTCCTTTCCTTGGCGTCCAATGGCACCCAGAGTTCTTGTTTGGCTCCAGAGAAGGAGACTTAGCTCTGTTTGATTATGTTGTCAATATTCTTTAA
- a CDS encoding redox-sensing transcriptional repressor Rex: protein MKTEKNTTIPRATAKRLSLYYRIFKRFNAEKIEKANSKQIAEAIGIDSATVRRDFSYFGELGRRGFGYDVKKLMNFFADLLNDNAITNVMIVGVGNMGRALLHYRFHERNKMKVVMAFDTDDHPEVGSTTSDGIPIYGISQIKEKIQSGNVQTAILTVPSVKAQEVASILVQAGVKGILCFSPVNLSLPKDVVVQYVDLTSELQTLLYFMRKNDY from the coding sequence GTGAAAACTGAAAAAAATACTACAATTCCTCGAGCAACTGCTAAAAGGCTATCGCTCTACTATCGTATTTTTAAACGGTTTAATGCTGAGAAGATTGAAAAAGCAAACTCCAAGCAAATTGCAGAAGCCATTGGTATTGACTCTGCTACTGTCAGACGAGATTTTTCTTATTTCGGTGAGCTTGGCCGCAGAGGATTTGGTTATGATGTCAAGAAATTGATGAACTTTTTTGCTGACCTCTTGAACGACAATGCTATTACCAATGTCATGATTGTTGGCGTTGGTAATATGGGGCGGGCTCTGCTGCACTATCGTTTTCATGAGCGCAATAAAATGAAGGTTGTAATGGCTTTTGACACAGATGACCATCCAGAAGTTGGCAGCACAACCAGCGATGGGATTCCTATCTATGGAATTTCCCAAATCAAAGAAAAAATACAGTCAGGAAATGTGCAAACTGCCATCCTAACTGTACCTAGCGTAAAAGCTCAAGAAGTCGCATCTATCTTAGTTCAGGCTGGTGTCAAGGGCATTCTCTGTTTCTCACCTGTAAACCTATCCCTGCCTAAGGATGTGGTCGTCCAGTATGTTGACCTGACTAGCGAACTGCAGACTTTGCTCTACTTCATGAGAAAAAATGATTATTAA
- a CDS encoding DUF4649 family protein, whose translation MVELTYLDSYKVKRTLTYEDFDEFLLAFSGCVTVPDSLKVLSVTYKGHQLPFAGLIGDLYRQMYQLDLTPYQD comes from the coding sequence ATGGTTGAACTGACCTATTTGGACTCATATAAGGTAAAACGAACACTTACCTATGAAGACTTCGACGAATTTCTTCTCGCCTTCTCTGGCTGTGTCACAGTTCCTGACTCGCTCAAGGTGCTTTCTGTTACGTATAAGGGACACCAGCTGCCTTTTGCAGGGCTAATTGGAGACTTGTACCGCCAGATGTACCAGTTAGACTTAACTCCCTATCAGGACTAA
- a CDS encoding DUF1831 domain-containing protein has product MAFQTSVSLANCEYTYSLHPNVKKFTLRDNTFAESKVGNYELSRLLETVPNSGNGFLLKIIVNKDLNGFKINITDKSGLRLVNIFKSEDHHIIQQKFYFLMDSLVERNIFEKTPQ; this is encoded by the coding sequence ATGGCCTTTCAAACATCTGTTAGCTTAGCAAACTGTGAATATACCTATTCACTTCACCCAAATGTCAAGAAATTTACCTTGCGCGACAATACTTTCGCGGAAAGCAAGGTCGGAAACTATGAACTCTCTCGTCTGCTGGAAACTGTTCCCAACAGCGGAAATGGTTTTCTGCTGAAAATCATCGTCAATAAAGATTTGAATGGTTTCAAAATCAACATCACTGATAAATCAGGCCTGCGCTTGGTTAATATTTTCAAATCAGAAGACCATCACATTATCCAGCAAAAATTTTATTTCTTGATGGATAGCCTGGTTGAAAGAAATATTTTTGAAAAGACACCACAATAA
- a CDS encoding cysteine desulfurase family protein, whose amino-acid sequence MIYLDNAATTALSLAAIQAMTKTMTVFGNPSSTHSHGREASKLLRQAREDIAQALHTQSNKILFTSGGTESNNTVIKGYALRHQNQGKHIVTTAIEHHAILEVVEYLVDKFGFEATFVQPIDGQIRAEDIEKALRPDTILVSVMAVNNETGAILPIKEIGELLQEHPAAFHVDAVQAIGKLPIYPDELRIDFLSASAHKFHGPKGVGFLYAKKMDFDNFMHGGDQEEKHRAGTENLISITGMAAALSDSTEHLEENLAHAQDLKDSLLADLSDIEHYLNESQPSLPYVINLGFPNQKNDLLLLQMDLNGFSISTGSACTAGAIQPSHVLQAMYGKDSNRLYESIRISTSDQTTLQEIQSFTKKLKEILGG is encoded by the coding sequence GTGATTTATTTAGATAATGCCGCTACAACTGCTTTGTCGCTCGCTGCAATTCAAGCAATGACCAAGACGATGACTGTCTTTGGGAATCCTTCCAGTACGCACAGCCATGGACGAGAGGCTAGTAAACTGCTCAGACAGGCGCGTGAGGATATTGCTCAAGCCCTGCATACTCAAAGCAATAAGATTCTTTTTACTTCAGGCGGCACTGAAAGCAATAATACTGTAATCAAAGGCTATGCCCTTCGTCACCAGAACCAAGGAAAACATATTGTTACCACTGCTATTGAGCACCATGCCATCTTAGAAGTGGTAGAGTACTTAGTAGATAAATTTGGCTTCGAAGCTACTTTTGTTCAGCCGATAGATGGTCAGATTCGAGCGGAGGATATTGAGAAGGCTCTTAGACCTGACACTATTCTTGTGTCCGTCATGGCGGTTAATAACGAGACGGGTGCTATCCTTCCCATTAAGGAAATTGGTGAATTACTGCAAGAACATCCTGCTGCTTTTCACGTTGATGCTGTCCAAGCAATTGGTAAACTTCCCATCTACCCTGACGAGCTAAGGATTGACTTTCTCTCTGCTTCAGCGCATAAGTTTCATGGTCCCAAAGGCGTTGGCTTCCTTTATGCCAAGAAGATGGATTTTGACAATTTCATGCACGGTGGCGACCAGGAAGAAAAACACCGGGCCGGAACTGAAAATCTAATCTCTATCACAGGTATGGCGGCGGCTCTGTCAGATAGCACGGAACATCTTGAGGAAAATCTAGCGCATGCGCAAGACTTAAAAGACAGCTTACTTGCTGACTTATCGGACATTGAACATTACTTAAATGAAAGTCAGCCAAGCTTGCCATATGTCATCAATTTGGGATTTCCCAATCAAAAGAATGACCTACTTCTGCTTCAAATGGATTTAAATGGCTTTTCCATTTCAACAGGCTCAGCCTGTACAGCCGGAGCTATACAACCCAGTCATGTCTTGCAGGCTATGTATGGCAAGGATTCCAACCGCTTGTATGAGTCCATTCGGATCAGCACTTCGGACCAAACGACTCTGCAAGAGATTCAATCATTTACAAAGAAATTAAAAGAAATTTTAGGAGGATAA
- a CDS encoding ribose-phosphate diphosphokinase, translated as MSDKKNMKLFSLNSNHSIAEKIAEAAGVPLGKLSSRQFSDGEIQINIEESVRGYDIYIIQSTSFPVNNHLMELLIMVDACKRASANTINVVMPYFGYARQDRTAAPREPITAKLVANMLVGAGVDRVISLDLHAVQVQGFFDIPVDNLFTIPLFAKHYCNMGLTGDDVVVVSPKNSGVKRARNLAEYLDAPIAIIDYGEDEAGRSEGYIIGDVEGKKAILIDDILNTGRTFSEAAKIVSREGAVEIYAVSSHGLFADKAVELLDNSPIREILVTDSVDTKENTPKNLHYITASELIGDAIVRIQERKPVSPLFAYQKK; from the coding sequence ATGTCAGATAAAAAAAATATGAAGCTTTTTTCCCTCAACTCCAATCATTCCATAGCTGAAAAAATCGCTGAGGCTGCTGGGGTTCCTTTGGGAAAACTTTCCTCCCGCCAATTCTCGGACGGCGAGATTCAGATTAACATTGAAGAAAGTGTACGTGGCTATGATATATACATCATTCAGTCTACTAGCTTCCCTGTCAATAATCACTTGATGGAACTCTTGATTATGGTTGATGCCTGCAAGCGTGCCAGTGCTAATACGATTAATGTTGTCATGCCTTATTTTGGTTATGCCCGTCAGGATCGGACTGCTGCCCCTCGCGAGCCAATCACAGCTAAACTGGTTGCCAACATGCTTGTCGGCGCTGGCGTAGATCGTGTGATTTCTCTGGATCTTCATGCCGTGCAGGTCCAAGGATTCTTTGATATCCCAGTCGATAATCTCTTCACTATCCCACTCTTTGCCAAACATTATTGCAATATGGGGTTAACGGGAGATGATGTCGTTGTCGTCAGCCCTAAAAACTCTGGTGTTAAACGCGCTCGCAATCTGGCTGAATATCTGGATGCCCCTATCGCTATCATTGATTATGGCGAAGACGAGGCAGGTCGCTCTGAGGGCTATATCATCGGAGATGTCGAAGGCAAGAAAGCTATTCTGATTGACGACATTTTAAATACCGGTCGGACTTTCTCTGAAGCAGCTAAAATTGTCAGCCGCGAAGGCGCAGTAGAAATTTATGCCGTATCTAGTCATGGACTCTTTGCAGATAAAGCTGTAGAATTACTAGATAATTCTCCTATCAGGGAAATTCTTGTGACAGACTCTGTTGATACCAAAGAAAATACACCTAAGAATCTCCACTACATTACAGCTAGTGAACTGATTGGTGATGCCATTGTCCGCATCCAAGAGAGAAAACCAGTCAGCCCACTCTTTGCCTATCAAAAGAAATAA
- a CDS encoding CYTH domain-containing protein, producing the protein MNHLEIEFKTMLTKEEHDRLLQLFADISPISQTNHYIESDQQSIRHAHMAFRVRTFNHREAELTLKIPQEVGSLELNQNLTPEETKNILQNNEFPTGEILETLLQKEIPIQDLKILGSLETIRYEKENEIGLFALDESHYLGKTDFELEVEVEDFEKGKENFLNFLKQHKIDYKPGKSKIARFSENL; encoded by the coding sequence ATGAATCACTTAGAAATTGAATTCAAAACCATGCTGACCAAGGAAGAGCACGACCGTCTGCTCCAATTATTTGCTGATATTTCGCCTATTAGCCAGACCAACCACTACATCGAGTCAGACCAGCAGAGTATCCGACACGCCCACATGGCTTTTCGAGTACGAACTTTTAACCATCGAGAAGCTGAGCTGACGCTCAAGATTCCTCAAGAAGTCGGATCCTTGGAACTCAATCAGAATTTGACACCAGAAGAAACCAAAAACATTTTGCAGAACAATGAATTTCCTACGGGAGAGATTTTAGAGACGCTGCTTCAGAAAGAAATTCCCATCCAAGACTTGAAGATTCTAGGCTCTCTAGAGACTATCCGCTATGAAAAAGAAAATGAAATCGGTCTATTTGCTCTGGATGAGAGCCACTACTTGGGCAAAACTGACTTCGAACTCGAAGTCGAAGTTGAAGATTTCGAAAAAGGAAAAGAAAATTTCCTCAACTTCCTAAAACAGCACAAGATCGACTACAAACCCGGCAAGAGCAAGATAGCAAGATTTTCTGAAAACTTGTAA
- a CDS encoding GTP pyrophosphokinase family protein: MTIEWEEFLDPYIQAVGELKIKLRGVRKQYRKQQRHSPIEFVTGRVKPIESIKEKMILRGIREENIEQEMQDIAGLRVMVQFVDDVDEVLEVLRNRTDMRIVQERDYIKNKKASGYRSYHVIIEYPVDTINGHRLILAEIQIRTLSMNFWATIEHSLNYKYKGEFPEEIKCRLETTANLAYQLDEEMGEIRDAIQEAQALFDPLHRKLNDGVGNSDDTDEEYR, translated from the coding sequence ATGACAATAGAATGGGAAGAGTTTCTAGACCCCTATATTCAAGCAGTTGGAGAGCTGAAAATTAAGTTACGTGGGGTGCGAAAGCAATACCGCAAGCAGCAACGTCATTCCCCGATTGAGTTTGTGACTGGGCGTGTCAAGCCTATTGAGAGCATTAAAGAAAAGATGATTCTGCGAGGCATTCGCGAGGAGAATATTGAGCAAGAGATGCAGGATATCGCTGGCTTACGAGTCATGGTTCAGTTTGTCGATGATGTAGATGAAGTTTTAGAAGTCCTGCGAAACCGGACTGATATGCGCATTGTTCAGGAGCGGGATTATATTAAAAACAAAAAAGCAAGTGGCTATCGGAGCTACCATGTGATTATAGAGTATCCAGTTGATACGATTAATGGTCATAGGCTTATTCTGGCTGAGATTCAGATTCGCACCCTTTCGATGAATTTTTGGGCTACGATTGAGCATTCTTTGAATTACAAGTATAAAGGAGAATTTCCCGAGGAGATCAAATGTCGCTTGGAAACGACAGCTAATCTTGCCTATCAGCTGGATGAGGAGATGGGAGAAATCCGTGATGCTATCCAGGAGGCGCAGGCTCTCTTTGATCCTCTTCACCGCAAGTTAAATGACGGTGTGGGAAATAGTGATGATACAGATGAAGAATACAGATAA